The genomic interval GGTGGACATGGCAGATAAAAGCTACTATAAGATGGTGATTTTTTTCCTCCCTTCTACCAATGTATAAAAGGGGTCCTGCTGCATTTAGAGGAAGTAGAAGCTTTCCTTTCTTCCCCACGAAAGAATCTATCTTACTAAAGGAGGCCTGTATGAATACGAAATTAAATTTAAAGCATTCCTTACAATGGCTCACTCTTGTTCTATTAAAAGAGCAGCCGCTCACACCAGATGAATGCTGTGAGAAGTTAAATAACATTCTACCGCCGCCTCCACAGCCTGGTAATCCAAAAAGGAAATATTCACATGATAAGATTCGTACGTACTTAAAAGAATTAGAATCAAACGGAGATGTGATTTCTGTTAAAGAGGGAGCATTGAGTTATTCTCTTACGAAAAAAGGGTTTGAGAGAGAAAAAGAGTGGCGAGTAACGTTAAAAGAACGCATTGAAACCATTTACCAGTCATTAAAGGTACTCTTAGATCGTATGCAGCATAACACGCAGTCCATCCCTGTTTTGGTACCGCAAGCGGACAGAGAATTTGTTCGTTCCTTGATCACAGTAAAGGATGTAATCCGCTTTTTTATTATCGATCGACTTCAAAAGAATAAATTCGATACGTTAACAAACCTGCAACATCACATGGTAAATGAATACGGCTGGACCTCAAGCCCTTCTTATTTTTTGCTGATTGGTCGTAATGAAATGTGCGAAGGGGTAGATATTGAGAATGAACCACTTGAAGCGCCTGTCATATTATTAAAATCTCAATACGGGGGGAAAGCCAATAGGCGCTATACAAGAGAGTATTCTCTCATTGACCCTACAGCTGCACAGCAGTGGAAAGATGTTTATGGACGCGATGCTGCCGAAAGCATTCAGGAAGCGTTAACCTTTACGAGTAAGTTAATCGCATTACTACGAGAAGATAAACAATCTTAAACAGAAAGAGGGAGGTAAAATTGAATCATATTGCGGAAAAGGTCAGGAAATTACGAGAGAGTTTCCAATTAACTCCTGTAGAATTTGGAAAACGTATAGGGATGCCTTCTACTCATTTAATTAAAATAGAAAAAGGAGAAGTTATCCCCGATGTAGATTCGCTTAAATTCATGTCTATTGTGTTAAATATAGATATAAGTTATTTCGATGATGAACCTAACAGTAATCAAAAAATAGAGCTAGTAGATAGGCAATGCCTTTATGACTTAACAGTAGATGGTAAACCTATAACAAACTTTGAACGGGAGTATATAGTCCGTCAGATTAGATTGCTACGAGAAATGAAAGTGGGGAGATTACATGAGTGATATTAATAATGTCGTACTATCTGGCAGATTAACAGCAGACCCCCAGCTCCACTATGTAAAGAGAGGGAATGAACAAGTCCCCGTTTGTAACTTCAGTATCGCTTCAGAAGATAAATATGGACGGACAAGCTTTATTCCAGTCATTGTATGGAGAAATTATGGGGAATCCGTTGCAAACTATATTGAAAAGGGCCAAGAGGCCATAGTAAGTGGCAGCATCTATAGCCGCCATGATTCTAAAACCGGAAGAACCTTTCTAGAGCTTCATGCGAATGAAGTGAAATACGGAAACAAAGCAGGTATGAGTCATGACAACGTTTAATGATTTGATTGATAAACTATGCGAACCGTTTCCTAAAGAAGTCCACGAACCTCGGTATGATGGGCATGGTACGTATATTCCAATCCATGTGTATCTACAACGGCTGAATGAAGTCGCTGGTGAGTACTGGACACATGAGCGAGTAGGTGAACCAATTTTTTATATGGAAGACAAACTGGTCCATACGGTTGTTAAAGTATCTATTTTGAATAGGAGCCATATGGGAGAAGGGTTCTCAAAATTTCAAGTCAATGATAAGGGAAAAATCATTAACCGTCATTATGCGATCCGGTCAGCCACAAAAGACGGGATTCGGGATGCTATTTCTTTCTTTGGAATGGGTAAACCTCTTCAAAGTACAACCAGATCAACGACACCTTCTTCTATTACCGATGATCAACAATCTTTTTTTACGACTGATCGTACATGCGTGAAATGTAATGTTGCTTTATCAGAGCATGACTTGAATGAACTTACTACTCTAAAGATCAAATTCGATTATTGTACTGATCATATACCCAAACACTTGAAAAAGAAAAGTACGTTATAATAGATTCCTTAGAGGAGCAGATTTTAATGGCTAATAATGAAATCAAACAAATTAAGAAGAGTTGCGTAACGGCAGCCTTCAATCATGTACCTATACAATACTTTAGGTACTTTCGAAACGTTCTCATTCAGAGCAAGGATTTTCAATCATTTAATATGAAGTAGATTTGACTAAATAGATAATTAGAAAATACAAGACAATCATCTTGTTTGCGCGCTAAAGTAAGCTAACTTATGGAGTTGGGCTACTAAATAAAGGCATTAGTTTAAAATTCTTATAAGAGTGGGATGCTCCTGCTCTTTTTTTGAACTATACTATACATATATCGAATTAAGAGGTGAGGATAAACATGCAGCAATTATCCCCTTATATACTTCAGAGTATAATACAGGGTATTAACCCTAAATTAATAGAAAATCTAACAAAATACTTATACGACCGTAATTTAGAAATCAGTAAGGAGGAATGGGTAGCCGAATATATTAAAAGCCTCCTTACTGCTTATTTTCTCCCAGAGAAAGGACAATTAATAGATTTTAATTCAATTCGAAGAAAACAAGTCAAAAGAAGACAAGATAATAAAAGATCATGGTACCGTACGTTATTAGAAGAAGCCGAAAGGCCCAATAATCCTATTGAACAAGAATATAATCTTATTAAGAGTATCATTGATCGCTTAAACGAAGAGCAACAAAAGATTTTAGGGGCTGATTCGCTTGATTCTTTTACATCAAAAAAACTTGAGGAAATAGAAGCGTGGCGTAAGGAGAGACAGGCACCTATAAGCTCTTACCCTTATCTTCATACAAAGAAGATGTCACAAATTAAGTTAGCACTTACAATTGATATTGTATATGACCTTGCTGAATTTTTAATAGCCAATGACCAGCAGTTTGAAAAAGCAACAATGTTTCAAGTAGAAGCTCTAGTAAACCATCCAATCTTTAGTGGAAAATCTTACTCACTTGATACAGAGTTAACTAAGAATTCAAAGGAAACCAGTCTATATAATGATTATATTGTAGATGATGAGTTAGTACTTAGAACAATCATTCGTTTAAATGAAGGGGATACATTAAGTGTTAAGAAAAATACAACACTAGATCAAAAAGATTCAGCTATTTTCCAATACATTATGTCTCAAAGGGATGAGATGTTCTATACTGACCGGACAATTATGGTGGATCTAAGCTCTTTAGTGAAGGTGATATACAACACTGATAGCAAGAAATGCTATGATCTAGTTGAAAAACGCTTAATGAAGATTAAGAATTATGATATTGAAGCCATTATTAATAACAAAGACTCAAATCAACGATCCTCTGTCGCTTATAGTATCTTGGATAGGGTTTTTATAGGGCAGGATGAAAAGAGGAACAAGGGTAAGTATTTTGTAGAGGTGGTTGTTGGGGATACGATATATAAACAAGTTATTAATTCTAGAACAATTAAAATATATCGTGATTCTATGAGTAAGTTAAATAATCCATTATCAAAAGTATTAATTTACGCTCTCCAAAAGGAGAGACTTGAAAAACATATAAATAAGAAGCCATTTACCGACCTGTACACTTATAAATATTTTACTAATCGTGCGCGATTTAAAAATGCAAATCAGGTTGAAAGAAACTTAAACGAAATCTATACTGCTCTTCAAGAATTTAAGGAGCAAAATATACTCATTAAAAATTTCAAACAAATTTACCAGTCATTTGAGATTGAATTTATCCCTTTATCATTAAATGAAATCTATGATTTTTTTGAAGAAAAAACAAACACAATTAGTCAACTCAGCTAAAATCGGCTGAGTTTTCTTTTATAACATTCAAATTTAAAAATATATGATCTAATTTCGCACTTTTTACCGTCCTCGAATCACTTTTTCGCTATTTTTACCGTCCTCAAGTTAAAATTTCGGACTTTTCACCGCTCTATGATCATAATTTCGCTATTTTTACCGTTCTCGAATCATTATTTCTCACTTCTTACCGTTCCTTAAGGAAATCTAAAAATCAATCTACTTTTTTGAAAAGTTTTATTACAATTCATTTCGCACTTTTTACCGTCCTCGAATCATCATTTCGCACTTTTTACCGTCCTGTAGTTATCATTTCGTACTTTCCACCGTCCTGTAGTTATCATTTCGTACTTTTTACCGCTCTATAATTTCTTAAAAAAGTATTAAAAACTATAAATGCTTAGAGAGAGTAAGGCCTTACGTTATATCGCACTTTTTACCGTACTTTACAACACAAAAAAAACCTTGTTTTAAAAAGGGGTTTAGAGAAATTCGCAGTTCTTACCGCTCTGAGTATCGGTTTTACCAATTCTTTCAGGGTTGCTATAATAAGCTTGTCGAATGATAGAGCTTCCAAAGTTCCAAAGATATAATAGAAAAAAACCTCAGACCATAGCTAAAGAGAACTAAAATAAAAAAAGATCCAGGAAAGTGGAAAGGGAAATCATACATAACAAAAATATTTCTTCTTCACTCAGTAACTGCGCCAACAGTTGCTCAAATGACAAAGAAAAAAGAGTTGATCATAGGATCAACTCTGTTAGGAAAATTGAATCTACAAATGCCAATTTGTAGATATGTTCATTCATCATATGGATTGGGGTCCTGATGAATGTATAACAAACGAAAACTTAAACAAACTTCGCAAAAAAATTTATAGTGCGAGGTCGTCTTTAGTTTTGTCTTTTTTAGATATCTAAATTATATCGTATATTTCACTTATTTTTCAAGTGCTGTCACCATTATTCATCACAACTATTCAAAAGAAGGAGGTGAACATAATGATTCTACTTAATGAGTTAACCTTTAAAGGGGAAGAAACCAAGCCTGTTGCTGTAAGCTTTCCTTTTTATAAGAAAGCCTTTGGAATGGATTCTTCAGATAAAGAGAAACTTGGCAAGATCACTCATGCAGAAATTGATCTTATGCTTATTCTCCATAAGATTTGTAGCACAAATGGTAAAATCCTTTCAACTAACCGTCATCAAATCTTTCGTCGTTATAAAGCATACTTCGAAAAACCATGTACCCAATCCCAATTCTACAAAGCTTTTGATCGCTTCGTTTCTGAGGGATTGGTTATTGAAAAGAAAGATGAGGATTCAGGCTTATATACATATACAATTCAACACTTTTTAAATAAAAACAAGGTAACCGAGCGATATGTTTGTTTATCACCGATCGTATTTTCATCTGCTTTTCATTCTATGACTCTAGCAGCTCGTAAGCTCTTTATTGTGGCTTCTATGCGTCAAGGGAATAACAGTTACATTGTCTATCCCTTAAAATCGGAAAAAGGGTTATACCAGCTCCTTCGCAAAAACCAACCGGCTCATGTGCAGTCTGTTTTTAGAGAGCTACAAGGTGAGAATAAGGCCGGCTTGGTACTTTTTAATAAAGCTAGTCTATTCAAGAAAAGAGGAGTCTATACGGACGTTGTATTTTCAGTAGACTCTAAGTATCGCATTGCCCCAGCTGAAGGGGATCGATTTAGAGATCCGTTAAAGCCGGTAATGAGATATCCGCGAAAGATGAACTTTATCAGTAAATTACTAGCATCCGAGGGCGTTGCTGAATTACAGGAAGAAGTAGGGTCATTTATTCACCTCTTTAAACGCTTAGGATATCGTGTGATTAGACAAGTCATTCGTGAATTATCAATTG from Alkalihalophilus pseudofirmus carries:
- a CDS encoding Rad52/Rad22 family DNA repair protein, whose amino-acid sequence is MTTFNDLIDKLCEPFPKEVHEPRYDGHGTYIPIHVYLQRLNEVAGEYWTHERVGEPIFYMEDKLVHTVVKVSILNRSHMGEGFSKFQVNDKGKIINRHYAIRSATKDGIRDAISFFGMGKPLQSTTRSTTPSSITDDQQSFFTTDRTCVKCNVALSEHDLNELTTLKIKFDYCTDHIPKHLKKKSTL
- a CDS encoding replication initiator protein A, which produces MQQLSPYILQSIIQGINPKLIENLTKYLYDRNLEISKEEWVAEYIKSLLTAYFLPEKGQLIDFNSIRRKQVKRRQDNKRSWYRTLLEEAERPNNPIEQEYNLIKSIIDRLNEEQQKILGADSLDSFTSKKLEEIEAWRKERQAPISSYPYLHTKKMSQIKLALTIDIVYDLAEFLIANDQQFEKATMFQVEALVNHPIFSGKSYSLDTELTKNSKETSLYNDYIVDDELVLRTIIRLNEGDTLSVKKNTTLDQKDSAIFQYIMSQRDEMFYTDRTIMVDLSSLVKVIYNTDSKKCYDLVEKRLMKIKNYDIEAIINNKDSNQRSSVAYSILDRVFIGQDEKRNKGKYFVEVVVGDTIYKQVINSRTIKIYRDSMSKLNNPLSKVLIYALQKERLEKHINKKPFTDLYTYKYFTNRARFKNANQVERNLNEIYTALQEFKEQNILIKNFKQIYQSFEIEFIPLSLNEIYDFFEEKTNTISQLS
- a CDS encoding single-stranded DNA-binding protein produces the protein MSDINNVVLSGRLTADPQLHYVKRGNEQVPVCNFSIASEDKYGRTSFIPVIVWRNYGESVANYIEKGQEAIVSGSIYSRHDSKTGRTFLELHANEVKYGNKAGMSHDNV
- a CDS encoding helix-turn-helix domain-containing protein, translated to MNHIAEKVRKLRESFQLTPVEFGKRIGMPSTHLIKIEKGEVIPDVDSLKFMSIVLNIDISYFDDEPNSNQKIELVDRQCLYDLTVDGKPITNFEREYIVRQIRLLREMKVGRLHE